Below is a window of Deltaproteobacteria bacterium DNA.
CTGCGACTCCCTTCGGCGCGTTCCTCGATTCGGTAATCGATCGCTATTCTGATTTTCTCCTTTTTCTCGGTATTACGATCTACTACCTTCGCAACCATGCGCCAGGGACCACACTTCTAACCATTATAGCCCTGGGAGGGGCCATGATGGTTCCCTACATACGGGCCAAAGCAGAAGCTCTGATCGCGAAATGCAATGTGGGATTGATGGAGAGGGCGGAAAGGATCCTGGTCTTGGCTGCAGGAGCGCTTCTCAACTGGATGGTGCCGGCCCTTTGGATCATTGCCGTGCTGAGCCATCTCACCGTGGCCCACCGTATCTACTATACCTC
It encodes the following:
- a CDS encoding CDP-alcohol phosphatidyltransferase family protein, with protein sequence MLSWKIGHSLDPYIRKGAKWLIRKPINPNLLTFGGFGLTVIAGVLLAIGQWFVGGWVILAGGLFDLLDGAMARNQDAATPFGAFLDSVIDRYSDFLLFLGITIYYLRNHAPGTTLLTIIALGGAMMVPYIRAKAEALIAKCNVGLMERAERILVLAAGALLNWMVPALWIIAVLSHLTVAHRIYYTSKELRKHRRRTGRK